GCATTTGGGTTGAAGCCGCCATGAGGCAGCGCATCCTCGTACCGCAGCGACAAGtttggcgtcacgcacccgggagtggcggaggggccgtAGTTGTAGAACCCGGATGTCGACGGGGACATCACTCTCGGAATGTATGGCGGCACCGTGGTACTCCATGAGCTCGCGTTGGTGGCAGCGATACACCCGGCCAGCGCGTGCTGTTGCGCGTGCGCCACCAACGTCTTCTTCTCCAGCtgcgccgccctccgtcctttctgCTCCGCCGTCGACATCTTCCGGTGCAgacagttgatacgtctccgacgtatcgataatttcttatgttccatgccacattattgatgatatctacatgttttatgcatactttatgtcattattatgcgttttccggaactaacctattgacgagatgccgaagggccaggtcctgttttctgctgtttttggtttcagaaatcctagtaaggaaatattctcggaatcggacgaaatcaacaccgaagatcttagaatccccgggagcttccagaacacccgagaaccgccagagaggggccacagggggcccacacatggtggcggcgcgacccaggaggggggcgcgccgccctagtgtctggtggccccagaccccctctgaccttgcccttccgcctatttaaagcctccgtcgcgaaaaccctgacgcgttcgatgaaaccagagaaaaccttccagagccgccgccatcgcgaagccaagatctgggggacaggagtctctgttccggcacgccgccgggacggggaagtgcccccggaaggcttctccatcgacaccaccgccatcttcatcaacgctgctgtctcccatgaggagggagtagttctccatcgaggctcggggctgtaccggtagctatgtggttaatctctctcctatgtgcttcaatacaataatctcatgagctgccttacatgattgagattcatatgagttttgtatcacaattcatctatgtgtgctactctagtgatgttattaaaatagtttatttctcctgcacggtgtaatggtgacagtgtgtgcatcgtgtagtacttgacgtaggctatgatcataatctcttgtacattatggagttaattattgctatgatagtattgatgtgatctattcctcctttcgtagtgtgaaggtgacagtgtgcatgctatgttagtacttggtttggttatgttgatctgttatgcactctaaggttatttaaatataaacattgaatattgtggagcttgttaacttcggcattgagggttcgtgtaatcctacacagttagtggtgttcatcatccaacaagagggtgtagagtctagcatctatctatttattctgttatgtgatcaatgttgagagtgtccactagtgaaagtatgatccctaggccttgttcctaaatactgctatcgctgcttgtttactgttttactgcatctttacttcctgcaatattactaccatcaactgcacgccagcaatcacttttctggtgccgttactactgctcatacttattcataccacctgtatttcactatctcttcgccgaactagtgcacctattaggtgtgttggggacacaagagacttcttgctttgtggttgcagggttgcatgagagggatatcattgacctcttcctccctgagttcgataaaccttgggtgatccacttaagggaaacttgctgctgttctacaaacctctgctcttggaggcccaacactgtctacaagaatagaagctcccgtagacatcaacagtCTTAATGCCACTGATCATCGGTCCagccttccggcttcttcttcggagccGGCACCTTCCGATGCTTCGTGAAGGGCGCCTTCGCCCCTTTCGtctcattgcccggcggcttcttggccgctttcttggccatttTTTGGGGGTAGTCGGTGGCGCAATGGATGGGAAGAGGGTGGCGGCGGGAGGAACAGCGTAGCGACGGCAggagggagaaatgaatcggcgggatAGGTCAAATGTGCTGGGATGGCAGAAATGCGCGGCGGGAGAAGCGCGATGTGGCAGGAGAGGGCGATTAGGCGGGAGCGGTGGACGAATTTTtcatgtgccgctgacgcgtcgatCCCGCCAcacttcgcctcgcttttcgttgtgtccagagtccccggagcgtcccctgtgtagcggggatgggctcggggcgccggacaccgtatcgggctgcGCTAGACAAAAATCgggtttgagggacgcggctggaaacaTTTTTTTGTCCGACGGGCCCTAAATCGTTTTGAGGGATAATTTGAGGGACGTGACTGGAGATGCTTAACATAACAGAAAACAGCTTGTCGCCGACAACATGATTACACGATGAACAGTATTGTAGGATCGCCCAGGCATGAACGCAACTGTCTAGTGTGTTTGAAAACTGCTGCAGGTTGTGTCCGATTGCAATCTGCTGCTACTGCTACTAAATGTCGGAAAAAGAAGAGCAAGTCGGGGTGCACCTGGTAAGCAGAAGTGGAGGTCCCGAACAAGAAATCTGGAGGAGGGAACTGGCTGCGGTGGATCGCCGACGCGGACGACAAGAGCTGAAGAGCATGAGAACTTTGAGAAGCCGCAGTGACGCCCGCCCTGTAGGGCCATCAGTCCGTCCTGTCTCCAGCtatttttttttcgagaatacaccATAGAAAGATGTATCAATCACATAGAAAGATGCTAAGATGGCAAAGTTTGTGCTACCACAGGACTTCCCAAACACATGCCTACTCTCCGTGCTGTCACGGTACAACGATCGGATCAAGAAAAACAAAGAGAGTGCCACGAAAAAGCTTGGCTAGGCGCCATGTCTCCAGCTCTCTCAAGTATACCTGGGTAtgtgtcgggccgggccgggcctcggGCCAGCCCGAGGCAAAAAATTCAGCCCAAGCCCAGCCCGGCCCGACCAAAAACCCACCAAGCCCGCCGGGCCGTCGGGCCGCGAGCCGGGTCGTAGTGTTAAACTTAGTTTTTGGGCTACCCAGGCCCGACCCGACCCGGGTGTTGGGCCAGCATTTCTCGGCCCAGATCCGAGTTTTTCGGGCCGGGTCGGGCCGGGCCgctcgggccgggctgcccatggccaggtcTGCTTTTAGTCTCAAGTCTGAACTACTCGGGAGGTAGTAGTAAACTCTGGAGAATTCTGCCGGTGCGAGGCGATTATAATTCTGCAGTGCCGCGCGATAGAGTTGGACGCGTGGAACTCGCGCGGAATCAACCGGACAACATGCTCCACGAATCCCCGATGTCCATGTTAATTACGAGATCAGGTCCAGCATGCTGGGGACGGGTCTGTGTCTGTAGTGTAGGGTAGCCAGTCCCATTCGGCGTCATGGTCATGGCAGCTGATCGGGTCCTCCGGTCCAGATTAACTAAGCGTACGTTTGGTCCTTCGACGGGGTGGATCGATTGTTTTTATTTTGAACGGCCATTGTTCTGCAGAAAACCCTCATATATCTTTCTCTTCGTCCTCTTCTTTTAGATTTCACATTTTGTACTTTCATTTGCCGTTTGTGAGAACAACTACCACGTCGACAAACAATATCTTTGTTACCCTATTAGTAAAACGTCTACTCCCTATATTATTATTTACCTTGCGTTCTGGGTTTAGTCAATGCCAAACTTTGTATTGggtttagtcaaagtcaaactctATAAGTCTGATAAACAATATTTTTGTTACCCTATTAGTAAAACTTCTACCGAAAAGTTACTTTGgatcatgggcaccagtgctctcatTATATTAAAAAATCAAAAATTATATTTCTATATTTAAAAAATTTATGTAACAAAATTATAAAAGTAGCTAATGATGTATTCCACTAACGTATAAATTTTCAATTACAAATATTTTATTTTCTGAGCTAGACAAAAATAATAAAGTCAGAATTCTTTTCGGagatttgaatcactatactcagattcatacatttgttatttttgtgcagcCCAAAATACACATTATTTTCAGTTGTTTACACGTTTCTAGGATACAATAGTGACTGCATCAtgatttattttcatatttttttctGGAATTTAGAAATATGATTTTAAATTACTTTTCTGAAAAAGGATCACTgatgctcatgtgcaccaaatatcTGTCCCTATATTATTATTTACCTCGCGTCTTGGTTTAGTCAAATgccaaactttgttttgggtttaatcaaagtcaaactttgtaaACTTGACAGTAATATTGAAAAAAAAAACTATTAGCATCCACAAATACCACAAGATGCTCTCGATGAAAGAGAAAACATCAAGTAAAGCACATGAGTGGTACCAATCCCTAGGACAAAATACTGGTGCCTGGCACACCAACACCACCCACCCAGTCTTATCAAAATGCTTTCAAATGTCAAAGAGGTATACTCTGTCGCAAGTTTCAGTAAATGGGTTAACCAGACAGATGTCACGAATGACAAACTGGGACCATCGACGGTGGCTCCTGGTCTTAATTACCTTTTGTAGTCTGCGGATGCTGCTCAAGTGCTAATGCTACTTAGTTTACAAGTctgttattgcaagatgatagatggGGTTTTTCATTGCCCAGCTCTTTATCTTCTCTTCCCTATATTGATAGCAAAAGTGCAACGTAAAATAAAGTTCAAAGTAAATGTACAAAGCTGAATCTTGGGAGATTTTGACTTGGATACATCCGTTCGAAAATTTGTGCTGATAAACAAGAGAGTAATACTTGAGAAGTCCGCCAAGCATCATGTTTTACATAGTAATCAGGCACGAGGATCATTGCCTCAAGAAGTATACTGCTGCGGTTCAGATCCATTTTGGAATTCTCTTCTCAGAAGTGAACCCTTGAGGAACTTCCTGTACCATTCAGCTGATAATTTTGGCGTCCTTTGCAGTGTCTTGAAGTCGACATGGTATATCCCGAATCTGTCCGTGTATCCAGACGTCCACTCGAAGTCATCGAGAAGGGACCATACAAAGTAACCGCGTACATCAGCTCCTTTCCTGTAGCGAAGGTTGGTATTCAGAGAGTGCAACAAGAGTAGCAAAAAATAACAACTTGACAGCAGCGCCACGACAGAAATTATAACATGAGAACAGACCGTCGGCTATGGTCAATCAACCATTTGGGGCTGACGGCCCTGCACTGTATTGAATTCTCTTTTGCACTAAAAAAAATGCCAAAACACCATGCTTTACTATCGAATGTTAATCAGTGCAGAATATTTCAAACCCGTCCGGTATTCTAATGCATGGAGTGTCCAGAGTTGCATATGTTACCTTATGGCTGAGGCTAAAAATTTGAGGTAGCCACTCATATAATCAATTCTTCCCGTGTCACTGGTGAAATAATTAGCACTCATGCTGCTATTGCTTGCTTGAGCATAACCTGAAAATGTGAATTAGCTTGTGCTTATGTTACACACGTTATTGTTCTGTAAGGCTGTAACATCACAATAACAGACAAGCTCCATTAAAACTAGTTCTGGCAGCATTGGATGTAATTCTGGAAGGAGAGACGAAAACAAATACTCCACTTGCTTCCAAATAGAGATACAAGCTTGTGACATGTGCCAATAGGGTCCTACTCAAATGATAAATACTGATTATTCAAGCTTCAAAAGATGACAAAGACAGAGAGCCACACCATTTTCTGTGATATATATTGTTGTATTGTTGTATCTTTGTTTGTAGTACATAACCACCTCTTCCATCCCACGTGGAACATCATAAAAGAATGGCGCTCCTGTCTGCATGAGTGGGACTGCAATCACTATTTACTGTTGCTTTCCATCATGTTTTAAAGTCCAACTTAACATGAATTGGTAGTTACCAGTCTTATAATTACCTCTTTCCCTATAAGCACCCCATCTCTTTCTACAGAACTAACCGCTAGCGCATCCCCATCGATAGGATCCAGTGCACATGAAGAAAAGATGCAGTCTTTCACATAATATGTTGAGTAATGATTTAGTCCAATGAAGTCCAATTTTGTTTCACGTAGTTTCTTCCGCTGCTTTATGGTGAACTCAGGTAGGTTTGGACCCAAAATTTCGTGCATCTCTGGAGGATAGTCACCAAGAATCATAGGGTCTagaaacctatcaaaacaacaggTAAAGTAAAAACAGGGCTTCTGAAGAAATAATGGAGAATAAACAAGTTCAGCTCAGAACAGAGAGTCTGAGTTTCTCTTCATCCCTGTAGTGAAACAACAATCACTACATTGAGATGCACGGAATCTTGGTATTACTTGTATTAGACTGATTTGTTATCTTTTTAAGAACCTCAAATGTTGTGGATTTATGAGGAGACGAAATATTAATTATCTGTATCCACACTTATCATCCTAAAGGATAGTATAGTACCATGGAACATTGAAAGATATAGCCCGCTCAACTGCTAGTAGGTCAATCGTGGTATTTCGCAATGGTTCATACCATCTCGCGCCGACAGAAATTCCAATATATCCACCTTGTTTCTTCTGCCAAATGACACAGATATTAAACCATAACAAAAATCTTCAGTTGATCGCGTTATGATGACAACTTTGTATGGAAAACACACAAGGTAACCTTGTCCTTTTCTATCCAAGAGAAGTCTTATCTGTACCTGATAGTTATTTCTGTAAATGCTGACAGCATTTGCATGTGAAAGAATCATATTGTGAGCGGCTATGTACGGCTCTTTTGAAGAATTTCCAAAGGCACAATTCCCAAATGGCTTCGAACAATGACTAGGCgggaaccatccatccatataagCGAATTTTGCCAGTAAGTTAGGCTGATTCATTGTAACCCAGAATTTTACTCGGTCACCGAACATCTTGAAGCATACTTCTGCAAAGTAACCAAAGTCCTCCCTGAATAGGACATAGAAGTTAGATAAGCTTTTATTTTTCTTTCAGAGAAGGAACATAGACAAAGAGGCACAGACATTGACATACTGGATTGCTGGACTCAGCCATCCACCATATCGCTCTTCAAGTTCATGTGGAATGTCATAATGAAATATTGTAACAAATGGTTGAATGCCTGGTTACGCATGCCATTAACAAATGCATTTTACGACATACAAAAAATATTCCCACCACgtgaattttttattaaaaaCCTTTTTGCAAAAGAGCATCAATAATTTGATTGTAGAATGCCACACCGTCTGGATTTATATCTCCGAATCGGCCTCCTGCAGCAACAAGCAATTTCAGAGGCAATCTACATTTAACTCTAAGAAACAAATAGTGCAATCCCGACGAAAGCAAATGACTGTGGAAGTTAAAATTCACTTGGTAGAATTCTTGTCCACGCTATGGAGAATCGATATGAGTTGACACCCAAGGAATGCATCAGCTCGATGTCCTCCTGGAG
This region of Lolium perenne isolate Kyuss_39 chromosome 2, Kyuss_2.0, whole genome shotgun sequence genomic DNA includes:
- the LOC127335577 gene encoding probable inactive beta-glucosidase 14 isoform X4, whose product is MEDIELMHSLGVNSYRFSIAWTRILPRGRFGDINPDGVAFYNQIIDALLQKGIQPFVTIFHYDIPHELEERYGGWLSPAIQEDFGYFAEVCFKMFGDRVKFWVTMNQPNLLAKFAYMDGWFPPSHCSKPFGNCAFGNSSKEPYIAAHNMILSHANAVSIYRNNYQKKQGGYIGISVGARWYEPLRNTTIDLLAVERAISFNVPWFLDPMILGDYPPEMHEILGPNLPEFTIKQRKKLRETKLDFIGLNHYSTYYVKDCIFSSCALDPIDGDALAVSSVERDGVLIGKEVIIRLTGAPFFYDVPRGMEEVVMYYKQRYNNTTIYITENGYAQASNSSMSANYFTSDTGRIDYMSGYLKFLASAIRKGADVRGYFVWSLLDDFEWTSGYTDRFGIYHVDFKTLQRTPKLSAEWYRKFLKGSLLRREFQNGSEPQQYTS
- the LOC127335577 gene encoding probable inactive beta-glucosidase 14 isoform X3, with amino-acid sequence MMLIAGRSRGNLGARFGVLIEGGYLEGKKGLSNWDVFTHKQGTIEDGSNGDISADHYHRYMEDIELMHSLGVNSYRFSIAWTRILPRGRFGDINPDGVAFYNQIIDALLQKGIQPFVTIFHYDIPHELEERYGGWLSPAIQEDFGYFAEVCFKMFGDRVKFWVTMNQPNLLAKFAYMDGWFPPSHCSKPFGNCAFGNSSKEPYIAAHNMILSHANAVSIYRNNYQKKQGGYIGISVGARWYEPLRNTTIDLLAVERAISFNVPWFLDPMILGDYPPEMHEILGPNLPEFTIKQRKKLRETKLDFIGLNHYSTYYVKDCIFSSCALDPIDGDALAVSSVERDGVLIGKEVIIRLTGAPFFYDVPRGMEEVVMYYKQRYNNTTIYITENGYAQASNSSMSANYFTSDTGRIDYMSGYLKFLASAIRKGADVRGYFVWSLLDDFEWTSGYTDRFGIYHVDFKTLQRTPKLSAEWYRKFLKGSLLRREFQNGSEPQQYTS
- the LOC127335577 gene encoding probable inactive beta-glucosidase 14 isoform X5, whose amino-acid sequence is MHSLGVNSYRFSIAWTRILPRGRFGDINPDGVAFYNQIIDALLQKGIQPFVTIFHYDIPHELEERYGGWLSPAIQEDFGYFAEVCFKMFGDRVKFWVTMNQPNLLAKFAYMDGWFPPSHCSKPFGNCAFGNSSKEPYIAAHNMILSHANAVSIYRNNYQKKQGGYIGISVGARWYEPLRNTTIDLLAVERAISFNVPWFLDPMILGDYPPEMHEILGPNLPEFTIKQRKKLRETKLDFIGLNHYSTYYVKDCIFSSCALDPIDGDALAVSSVERDGVLIGKEVIIRLTGAPFFYDVPRGMEEVVMYYKQRYNNTTIYITENGYAQASNSSMSANYFTSDTGRIDYMSGYLKFLASAIRKGADVRGYFVWSLLDDFEWTSGYTDRFGIYHVDFKTLQRTPKLSAEWYRKFLKGSLLRREFQNGSEPQQYTS
- the LOC127335577 gene encoding probable inactive beta-glucosidase 14 isoform X1, producing the protein MACKAALSRWLLLLFFWCAHLLLRSCASEIHRSQFPPSFLFGTSTSAYQIEGGYLEGKKGLSNWDVFTHKQGTIEDGSNGDISADHYHRYMEDIELMHSLGVNSYRFSIAWTRILPRGRFGDINPDGVAFYNQIIDALLQKGIQPFVTIFHYDIPHELEERYGGWLSPAIQEDFGYFAEVCFKMFGDRVKFWVTMNQPNLLAKFAYMDGWFPPSHCSKPFGNCAFGNSSKEPYIAAHNMILSHANAVSIYRNNYQKKQGGYIGISVGARWYEPLRNTTIDLLAVERAISFNVPWFLDPMILGDYPPEMHEILGPNLPEFTIKQRKKLRETKLDFIGLNHYSTYYVKDCIFSSCALDPIDGDALAVSSVERDGVLIGKEVIIRLTGAPFFYDVPRGMEEVVMYYKQRYNNTTIYITENGYAQASNSSMSANYFTSDTGRIDYMSGYLKFLASAIRKGADVRGYFVWSLLDDFEWTSGYTDRFGIYHVDFKTLQRTPKLSAEWYRKFLKGSLLRREFQNGSEPQQYTS
- the LOC127335577 gene encoding probable inactive beta-glucosidase 14 isoform X2, with protein sequence MACKAALSRWLLLLFFWCAHLLLRSCASEIHRSQFPPSFLFGTSTSAYQIEGGYLEGKKGLSNWDVFTHKQGTIEDGSNGDISADHYHRYMEDIELMHSLGVNSYRFSIAWTRILPRGRFGDINPDGVAFYNQIIDALLQKGIQPFVTIFHYDIPHELEERYGGWLSPAIQEDFGYFAEVCFKMFGDRVKFWVTMNQPNLLAKFAYMDGWFPPSHCSKPFGNCAFGNSSKEPYIAAHNMILSHANAVSIYRNNYQKKQGGYIGISVGARWYEPLRNTTIDLLAVERAISFNVPWFLDPMILGDYPPEMHEILGPNLPEFTIKQRKKLRETKLDFIGLNHYSTYYVKDCIFSSCALDPIDGDALAVSSVERDGVLIGKETGAPFFYDVPRGMEEVVMYYKQRYNNTTIYITENGYAQASNSSMSANYFTSDTGRIDYMSGYLKFLASAIRKGADVRGYFVWSLLDDFEWTSGYTDRFGIYHVDFKTLQRTPKLSAEWYRKFLKGSLLRREFQNGSEPQQYTS